The Ipomoea triloba cultivar NCNSP0323 chromosome 4, ASM357664v1 DNA segment TCTTCTAATCCATGCAGTTCCTTCCAATTGGCAGTGTCATGGATTTGACAAACCAATTTATACTAATATTCAATATCCCTTTCATTTTGATCCGCCCAAAGTTCCTGATGAGAATCCCACTGGCTGCTACAGGACTTTGTTTTTCCTTCCTAAAGAATGGGAAGGTGAGATTTTGGAATTTGGTTTTCTCATGTCTTTAAACTTGAATTCTCTGACATTTCTACTTATTCATGCATTCAAATTTGTGCTTACAGTGTATTAGTACCTttttatatgcatgcatgtgtgTATCATTGTGAATCTGTGCAAATCCAACATCTCCCGGTTCTCCACAGGACGCAGGATATTTCTACATTTTGAAGCTGTGGATTCTGCATTCTATACCTGGATAAATGGGGTTCCTGTTGGATATAGGTTTGTAAATGCATCCTTGTTAATCTCTCTtttgttaattttctttttgctgTACCGTAGGATTTGTGGTTTTGTTTCCATATCATTCATTCACTTCATCACTTGTGTGTTGTTTAGTGTATGTTAATCCACTTAGCTGGTAGTTATAAGCTCTTGGTCCTTCCTACTGCAAATAGTCTGCAAATAGTGATGGTGCTATTATTAGATATACTGTTGTCTTTATCTTTGTATCATCAGTTACAGTGATGAACTTCATTATTTGGATTGTTTCAGCCAGGACAGTAGATTACCTGCGGAATTTGAGATAACCAGTTTTTGTAAACCCTGTGGGTCTGACAATTGCAATTGTCTAGCTGTTCAAGTAATGCGATGGAGTGATGGGTCTTACCTTGAAGATCAAGATCACTGGTGGTTGTCTGGCATTCATCGTGATGTGCATCTTCTTTCAAAGCCAAAGGTGAGTTGCtaccttttttatttatatttatttcatctttgCTTGTTGCTGACATTCTACTTTATCATCTGCAGATATTTATTGCTGACTATTTTTTTAAGTCAAACTTGACAGAAGATTTTTCCTATGCAGATATAGAGGTAAGTGTAGTGTGTTTGCTACGTATTTGGATGTTAGTGCCTTGAGACTCTGTATATTCTGTTTGCgtattatataatttctatTCTTCATCTGCAGTATTTAAaccttaaatttatttttatctgtttAGAAATGGAGACATCATTTCAGATAATTTTGACCATGATGTATTATGAATTCTTGACCATTTGCTATTCTAATTTACCATTCATTTCTTAAAAGCTATCTCTGTAATTTTAGTTATAAGCATTCCTTGGTTAAAAATCGTATATTACAGCTCTTTGATTAAGTTATTTTCTGAAACCTTTTTGGAAATAAAAGTAGTTTTCCCTTTTTGCTCCAATGGACAGGTTGAAGTGGAAATTGATAACTCATATGCAGATCTAAGTCTTTCTGACTTCACTGTTGAAGCTGCAATATATGAAAATGGAAGTTTATGCGATAAAGCTAAAGACAGTGATCTGCTTTCTGCAGATGCAACTCATTTACAATTTACTTCCAAAAGTGATTACTGTATAGGATTTAAAGGGTATTCTCTTGTGGGGAAAGTGCAAGCTCCAAAGCTCTGGTCTGCAGAGCAGGTATCAAACTTCTAATACAAAATGTTACACACTAGATGAgtgttcatgttttttttttcctcgctAAATATTGGCAGTTGCACCTATTCATTAAATTCTGTTCCTGTTAAGTCAATCTTGTCTGTtgctcatttatttattttgttgttggcAGCCCAACCTTTATACTCTTGTTATCACCATTAAAGATGCTTCAGGACATGTCATTGATTGTGAATCATGTCAAGTTGGCATACGGAAAATATCTGAAGCACCAAAAGAGTTGCTTGTTAATGGGCAGCCGGTAATGATAAGAGGTGTAAACAGGCATGAGAACCATCCACGCATTGGAAAGACTAACTTGGAATCCTGCATGATCAAGGTAAcaagttttcttcttcttcttcttcttcttctttttttattttttttattttatatcacTGTGTAAAGGTCTGAGAtgtttactttatttttctttgtagGATTTGGTTTTAATGAAACAAAACAATATAAATGCTGTTAGAAACAGTCATTATCCTCAACATCCACGATGGTATGAGTTGTGCGATCTCTTTGGCATGTACATGATTGATGAAGCCAATATTGAGACACATGGTTTTATGGAACATCCAAAACATAAGCATCCGGCACTGCTATCATATTGGGCTGCACCTATGCTGGACCGTGCTGTAGGCATGGTGGAGAGGGACAAAAATTATGCATGCATTATAGCCTGGTCCCTTGGGAATGAGTCAAGCTATGGACCTAATCATACTGCTATTGCTggtacataattttttcttGTTAAATTTCCTTATTCTAAGATAATTTAAAATCCCTTCATTTATTATGGTAAAGTAGATACCTAGTTTTGAATTGTGCTTGCTTATGGAATGGAAGGGGATATGAGGCTTATTCCAAGGTTTTCCAACAAGAAGTAATATCTGTTATATTTGTTGTACAACATCAGGATGGATAAGAGAAAAGGATCCATCAAGAGTATTACACTATGAAGGTGGTGGTGCCAGGACACTATCAACTGATATTGTGTGCCCGATGTATGCCCGTGTCTGGAATATAGTTGAGATAGCCAATGATCCAACTGAACTGCGGCCAGTAATATTATGCGAGTGTGTTTTCACTATCCAATTATGTTCTTGCCATTGTTATTCCTTTAATCTCTTTGTTTTCAGACTATTAAAACATTGATTTCTGGACAACCAGATATTCACATGCAATGGGTAACAGCAATGGAAATCTTCATGAATACTGGGAAGCTATTGATAGTACATTTGGTCTTCAAGGAGGTTTTATTTGGGATTGGGCTGACCAGGTCTTTACCTTTTTAAGTTAGTGTATATATTTAATCACATACTGTTATAACTTCAGTAATGAATAAATACTTGAAATTTTAATGGACCCTTTGTGCCTTTTCTCCACCTGACAACTCCCCAGCATCATCATTATAGAACTTCTCATAATCCTGatcaattatttacaatttcatgGAGGGTGGATGGGCTGGGATTGTAATCCTATGATTATAATCTTGCCTGGATAGAAGGTAGGTCCCATCCCAAGATTTTAGGTGCCAATCAATGAACCAAATAGGGTACTAGGCCCCGAAGCCCATGATTAAACATGGGATTGGTGACTGGCTTTCCCACTCATAACCCTACTCCTCAGTCCTCACTGCTCAACAGGCCCAAAATGATAAAtgataaacatgcaaatttttGTTGTGATAATGTTTTTGGTTTTTAAATGGCTATTGTTtcttacggagtattaattaatgCATGTCTCCAATTTCTGATCAGGCAATATTGAAAGAAGGTTCTAATGGTAAAAAGCGCTGGGCATATGGAGGTGATTTTGGGGATACACCTAATGATTTAAACTTCTGCCTAAATGGTGTTGTATGGCCAGATCGAACTCCTCACCCTGCGCTACATGgtgacttcttcttcttctttttcactGTTTATTTGATCTTCGTAGTACTTAAAAGTCCCATCCATGTTGGATCGCCatcttttcatttgttttttccacttttttgcattttttaccatagaaattattatgtatactGAAGAGTGTTGCTTGTATGTTTTCAGAGGTTAAGTTTGTCTACCAGCCAATAAAGGTCTCATTTGATCAGGGTATTATTGAGGTAAGATTGTGTTTCACTAACACTTTCTCTTTGCTTAGATTCTTAGAATGTATCTCTTATTGCTACCTGTTCGCTTTCCAGATTAAAAATACCCATTTTTTCGATACAACACAAGAATTGGAGTTTAACTGGTTGCTTCATGGTGATGGTTGTGAGCTTGGGTCTGGGAACCTTGGTGTTCCCGTGATAGAACCTCAGGGTACTCACAGAATACTTTGGGAGTCTGGACCATGGTATTCGTTGTGGTCTTCATCCGGAGCTTCtgaattttttttgacaattacTGCAAAGATATTGCACCCTACACGTTGGGTTAATGCCGGTCACCTTATTTCTTCTACACAAATCCTCTTACCTGGCAAACAAGAATCTGTTCCTCATGTAAGTAGTGTTCCTTTGCACCTAACATTtctctaattattttttcacaTTGTATTAACTGGGTTTATGACAGACTATTAAAGGCACAAAGGCTACTTTAGTTATTTCCAACCATGAAGATACAATAAAGCTTGGCCACGATGGCTCATGGGAGATGGTCTTTAACAAAAAATCCGGTGCTATAGAATGCTGGAAGGTAATTTTCATGAATGCCACCTGTTCCAACTATTTGACTATTCAGTAGTTTAATGCTGGCATTTAATATTTTGCCTAtatgcctttttctttttaccTATTTGCTGAATTTGCTTGAATTTTATTAATGATAGGTCGGGGAAATTACGGTTATGAATAAAGGTATCATTCCATGCTTTTGGCGAGCACCAACAGATAATGATAAAGGAGGAGAGCAAATGAGTTATTTATCTAGGTGGAAGGCAGCAAATCTTCACAATCTGATTTTTCTTAGCGAGAAGTTTTCGGTTGAAAGTGAGACTGAGCACGTGGtgaaaattcaaattacatatGTTGGTATCCCTGCCAGTGAAGCGAATACTTTTTCAACTTCAGGGGCATCATCTAATCTTCTCTTTAAAGTTCATATGTTATACTCGATATATGGTTCTGGAGATGTTATTCTGGAATGCAACGTGGAGCCATGTTCTGATCTTCCACCTCTGCCACGTGTTGGCGTTGAATTTCAACTGGAAAAATCCTTGGACCAGATTAGCTGGTATGGAAGAGGACCGTTTGAATGTTACCCAGACCGTAAAGCTGCTGCCCATGTAGGCATCTATAAACATAATGTTGGCGATTTGCACGTGCCTTATATTGTTCCTGGGGAATGCTCGGGTAGGGCAGATGTTAGATGGGTAACATTTCAAAGCAAGGAGGGCACTGGCATCTACGCTTCTATGTATGGGGGCTCCCCACCAATGCAAAT contains these protein-coding regions:
- the LOC116016636 gene encoding uncharacterized protein LOC116016636 gives rise to the protein MAFVINQMVVPPNSSNYKPWEDPSFFRWKKRDAHVPLRCHESVEGSLKYWRERNKADVVVANSAVWDDGAVPEALDCAARWVEGLPFVKSLSGYWNFFLAPSPPAVPSNFYDSSFQDSTWSKIPVPSNWQCHGFDKPIYTNIQYPFHFDPPKVPDENPTGCYRTLFFLPKEWEGRRIFLHFEAVDSAFYTWINGVPVGYSQDSRLPAEFEITSFCKPCGSDNCNCLAVQVMRWSDGSYLEDQDHWWLSGIHRDVHLLSKPKIFIADYFFKSNLTEDFSYADIEVEVEIDNSYADLSLSDFTVEAAIYENGSLCDKAKDSDLLSADATHLQFTSKSDYCIGFKGYSLVGKVQAPKLWSAEQPNLYTLVITIKDASGHVIDCESCQVGIRKISEAPKELLVNGQPVMIRGVNRHENHPRIGKTNLESCMIKDLVLMKQNNINAVRNSHYPQHPRWYELCDLFGMYMIDEANIETHGFMEHPKHKHPALLSYWAAPMLDRAVGMVERDKNYACIIAWSLGNESSYGPNHTAIAGWIREKDPSRVLHYEGGGARTLSTDIVCPMYARVWNIVEIANDPTELRPVILCEYSHAMGNSNGNLHEYWEAIDSTFGLQGGFIWDWADQAILKEGSNGKKRWAYGGDFGDTPNDLNFCLNGVVWPDRTPHPALHEVKFVYQPIKVSFDQGIIEIKNTHFFDTTQELEFNWLLHGDGCELGSGNLGVPVIEPQGTHRILWESGPWYSLWSSSGASEFFLTITAKILHPTRWVNAGHLISSTQILLPGKQESVPHTIKGTKATLVISNHEDTIKLGHDGSWEMVFNKKSGAIECWKVGEITVMNKGIIPCFWRAPTDNDKGGEQMSYLSRWKAANLHNLIFLSEKFSVESETEHVVKIQITYVGIPASEANTFSTSGASSNLLFKVHMLYSIYGSGDVILECNVEPCSDLPPLPRVGVEFQLEKSLDQISWYGRGPFECYPDRKAAAHVGIYKHNVGDLHVPYIVPGECSGRADVRWVTFQSKEGTGIYASMYGGSPPMQMNASYYTTAELDRATHNEDLVESDSIEVHLDHKHMGLGGDDSWSPCVHEPYLLPAAPYSFSIRFHPLTAATSGTDVYKSQL